A single region of the Schizosaccharomyces osmophilus chromosome 3, complete sequence genome encodes:
- the hrq1 gene encoding RecQ type DNA helicase Hrq1, with product MVDSPVKQENDDINLDGIKNESGINTLYLQKPKRPSKKRSHDVDLESTRLSPALNTLFDVFKIINTTYTFLYSRNSLTITFPLLNSSVRQSLKRDLSLLELSQLKTVVPDLIELNYKSFDSLAMEMNKNVYADIPKQIYSDGQHSQESNYVLTVCLNQTSESTVKRQKKEGPTMKSRIQKGKFDISALKKEIDSRNTIFSRRLQEFLGFCNAKKINPEEHLIEEAEKRIPIPPDAVIHSPSKTVEDHELKVPSSIEDVLVNLAEESTYEGQIVRESLCQYPAVEPRFGNLKRNLSQSLVNALYSSKNIERLYSHQVDAINALWENTHVIVSTGTSSGKSLIYQIPILDELEKDIESTSFFVFPTKALAQDQKRSLMDVLSYMPSLAHIRIDTFDGDTAIESRNGIIENSSIIFTNPDMLHQTILPNHQRWDRFFKNLKLFVLDEAHIYNGIFGVHVAMIMRRLRRIAEYYSNDRYRFVSCSATIEQPIRHMNMIFGVKNVRLIDYTASPSGAKHFLMWNPPLVDKKNVNSGRKPAIMEAANLLIYLAERKVRTIVFCRIRKACESLMRLVRGQLKASRKEYLLEKIQSYRAGYTVQERRKIEKEMFCGNLYGIVATNALELGIDIGSLDAAITVGFPSSLSNLRQQFGRAGRRNKSSMAIYVVETFPVDQYYLQHPTLIHTHPNAQLTLDLDNEALMANHLQCAAFELPINTMSDSRFFEGEISEVCKDHLAKNEKDLFFPHPKYLPFPAAQVQIRNINEDMYTLVDVTDDRNVVLEQLEPFRVMLGAYEGAVYVYQGKTFIVKTLNIPRRLITCNRVDVEWSTLQRDYTDIDPQRNLSRKTLQSGNINVFQGNVSVTLHVFGYFKVNKQRDILDVVDIVDNPVEMISRGFWIDVPWHIVEILSWKKINGSASIHAAQHALMSLMPIFAGNGGNDIRTECKSGEKEFKQEASERRRPSRLIFYDNCGECGGANLCKKAYTYVDELVIMAIDRLQNCGCKIREGCPQCITSIQFEGGICSGEVLDKWGALILLKMLIGQNVNLDLFPDGPEVDEYHALRTLIPT from the exons ATGGTAGATTCGCCCGTTAAGCAGGAAAATGATGATATAAATTTGGatggaataaaaaatgaatcgGGCATAAATACTTTATATCTTCAGAAACCAAAGAGACCTTCAAAAAAACGTAGTCATGATGTTGATTTAGAGTCGACGAGACTTTCGCCTGCTTTAAATACTTTGTTTGATGTATTCAAGATCATCAATACAACAtatacttttctttattcaagaaattctttAACAATAACGTTTCCCTTGTTAAACTCTAGCGTACGTCAATCCTTAAAAAGAGATCTCTCACTTTTGGAATTATCCCAGCTTAAAACAGTCGTTCCAGACCTAATTGAGTTAAATTATAAGTCATTTGACAGCTTGGCAATGGAAATGAACAAGAATGTTTACGCAGATATTCCTAAACAAATATACTCTGATGGCCAGCACTCTCAGGAATCGAATTACGTTCTGACAGTTTGTTTAAATCAAACTTCTGAATCTACAGTTAAACGTCAAAAAAAGGAGGGGCCTACTATGAAATCACGAATCCAGAAAGGGAAGTTTGATATAAGTGCActaaagaaggaaatcgACAGTCGCaatacaattttttcacGGAGATTACAAGAATTTTTAGGTTTTTGCAATGCTAAAAAGATAAATCCGGAAGAGCATTTgattgaagaagctgaaaaaaGGATACCTATTCCTCCTGATGCTGTAATACATTCTCCCTCAAAGACAGTTGAGGACCATGAACTAAAGGTTCCATCTTCAATTGAAGATGTACTAGTGAATTTGGCTGAGGAAAGTACCTATGAAGGTCAAATAGTTCGAGAAAGTTTATGTCAATACCCTGCTGTTGAACCGCGATTTGGAAACTTGAAACGTAATCTTTCTCAAAGTTTGGTAAATGCTTTATACAGTTCTAAGAATATCGAAAGACTATATTCCCATCAAGTCGATGCAATAAATGCTCTTTGGGAGAATACTCATGTCATCGTTTCAACAGGTACTTCCAGTGGAAAGTCCTTGATTTATCAAATACCTATTTTGgatgaattggaaaaagacaTAGAGTctacttccttttttgtctttccTACAAAGGCTCTGGCACAAGATCAGAAACGATCTTTAATGGATGTATTAAGTTATATGCCTTCGTTGGCTCATATACGGATTGATACATTTGATGGCGATACAGCAATTGAATCAAGGAATGGAATAATTGAAAACTCAAGTAttatttttacaaatcCGGATATGTTGCACCAGACGATTTTACCAAACCATCAACGATGGGATcgctttttcaaaaacttgaagctttttgtattaGACGAAGCACATATTTATAACGGTATTTTCGGTGTTCATGTTGCCATGATTATGAGAAGGTTACGAAGGATAGCAGAATACTATAGCAATGATCGGTATagatttgtttcttgttcGGCTACAATTGAACAACCAATACGGCATATGAACATGATTTTTGGAGTTAAAAATGTAAGACTTATAGATTACACAGCTTCGCCTTCGGGTGCAAAGCATTTCTTAATGTGGAATCCTCCTTTGGtagataaaaagaatgttaATTCAGGAAGGAAACCGGCGATTATGGAGGCTGCTAATTTACTTATTTATCTTGCTGAGAGAAAAGTTCGTACTATAGTCTTTTGCCGAATTCGAAAAGCTTGCGAATCACTGATGAGATTGGTAAGAGGACAACTGAAAGCATCTCGTAAGGAGTACTTATTAgagaaaattcaaagcTACAGGGCTGGGTATACAGTTCAAGAGAGGagaaaaatagaaaaagaaatgttttgtGGTAACCTTTATGGAATTGTTGCAACGAACGCCCTCGAATTAGGTATTGACATAGGCTCCCTAGACGCAGCCATCACCGTTGGTTTTCCAAGCTCATTATCTAATCTACGACAACAATTTGGAAGGGCCGGAAGACGAAACAAATCCTCCATGGCGATATACGTTGTTGAAACCTTCCCTGTAGATCAATATTACTTACAACACCCTACCTTAATTCACACACATCCTAACGCACAATTGACATTGGATCTCGATAATGAAGCTTTGATGGCAAATCATTTACAGTGTGCGGCTTTTGAGTTGCCGATAAACACAATGAGCGACAGTCGATTTTTTGAGGGTGAAATCTCTGAAGTATGCAAAGATCATTTGgcaaaaaacgaaaaagatttgttttttcctcaCCCTAAATACTTGCCTTTTCCTGCAGCCCAAGTACAAATTCGCAACATCAATGAAGACATGTATACCTTGGTTGATGTAACCGATGATAGAAACGTTGTTTTGGAGCAATTGGAACCATTTCGTGTTATGCTTGGTGCTTATGAAGGGGCTGTTTATGTATATCAAGGAAAGACGTTCATTGTGAAAACGTTGAATATTCCAAGGAGGTTAATTACGTGTAACAGGGTAGACGTAGAATGGTCTACTCTTCAAAGAGATTATACTGACATTGATCCTCAACGGAATCTCTCAAGAAAAACCCTGCAGTCAGGTAATATTAATGTCTTTCAAGGAAACGTCTCAGTGACATTACATGTATTTGGCTACTTTAAAGTTAATAAACAGAGAGATATATTAGACGTCGTTGATATTGTGGATAACCCGGTTGAAATGATTAGCCGTGGGTTTTGGATTGATGTTCCATGGCATATCGTGGAGATTTTATCgtggaaaaaaataaacgGTTCAGCAAGTATACACGCTGCTCAGCATGCTTTAATGTCCTTAATGCCAATATTCGCTGGAAACGGCGGGAACGATATACGAACGGAATGCAAGTCaggtgaaaaagaattcaagcAAGAAGCTAGTGAGCGAAGAAGACCATCACGTTTAATATTTTACGACAACTGTGGTGAATGCGGTGGAGCAAACTTGTGCAAGAAAGCCTATACGTATGTTGACGAATTGGTAATCATGGCAATAGATCGTCTGCAAAACTGTGGATGTAAAATACGCGAAGGTTGTCCTCAATGCATTACAAGCATCCAGTTTGAAGGAGGAATTTGCTCTGGAGAAGTATTAGACAAAT GGGGAGCATTaatacttttgaaaatgcttATCGGTCAGAATGTCAATCTTGACCTTTTCCCAGATGGACCCGAAGTAGACGAATACCACGCGCTAAGAACACTTATACCAACATAA
- the pcf2 gene encoding histone H3-H4 chaperone, CAF assembly factor (CAF-1) complex subunit B, Pcf2, whose translation MKTEVLQIRWHYDANDDHTPIYSVDFQKNGNNRFATCGGDSKIRIWKYTCDYESMNPKIEFLSTLSRHAQAVNVARFSPQGDILATAGDEGTIFLWVPSSTPAATLADDAEELALAKEFWKVKTVCRSMGAEVYDICWSPDGNYLIAGAMDNSTRIYNTQTGQLLFQNFDHLHYVQGVAWDPLKEYVVTQSSDRSICVYKFEKQIRDSSLPQLNFKSRIHRIEYLNTHNSKSSSITTQQTSDIEVDNVQDNNSKDEAYSLDPDPQTNANLDAVSESGTENASKITYSLYCNETLVSFFRRPTFSPDGFLLITPAGKLRLHGQPNTESIHTVYIYTRSSILRQPVASLTGFPKPAIAVRFSPKIYELRQVSKHSPPSSCIELPYRMIFAIACQDAVYIYDTQSCKPFYRAANLHYSTLTDLAWSDDGTVLLMTSIDGFCSSIKFTHEELGNLYEQQLAVPAKETTPAVTVSIPAKPEKESKSSKESKVKENDPSQPQKKRIAPTPLYPQN comes from the exons atgaaaaCAGAAGTTCTACAAATAAGATGGCATTACGATGCTAATGACGACCACACGCCGATTTATTCTGTcgatttccaaaaaaatggaaataaTAGATTTGCTACATGCGGAGGGGACAGTAAAATAAGG ATTTGGAAATATACATGCGATTATGAAAGTATGAACCCGAAAATTGAATTTCTATCTACACTAAGTCGACATGCACAAGCCGTGAATGTTGCTCGATTTAGTCCACAAG GAGACATATTAGCGACAGCTGGAGACGAGGGTACTATCTTTCTTTGGGTTCCATCTTCTACTCCAGCAGCTACGCTGGCAGATGATGCCGAAGAGCTTGCGCttgcaaaagaattttgGAAAGTAAAAACTGTATGTCGTTCTATGGGTGCAGAAGTTTATGATATTTGCTGGTCTCCGGATGGAAATTATTTAATTGCAGGTGCAATGGACAATAGTACACGGATATACAATACGCAAACAG GGCAGTTATTGTTTCAGAACTTCGACCACCTTCATTATGTTCAGGGTGTAGCTTGGGATCCTCTGAAGGAATATGTGGTGACTCAAAGCAGCGATCGGTCAATATGTGTTtataaatttgaaaaacaaataagaGACTCCTCACTTCCTCAGTTAAATTTCAAGTCACGAATCCATCGCATAGAATACTTGAATACTCATAATTCAAAGTCATCTTCTATTACGACACAACAAACCAGCGATATCGAAGTGGATAATGTTCAAGACAACAATTCCAAAGACGAAGCTTATAGCTTGGACCCTGATCCTCAGACAAATGCGAATTTAGATGCTGTATCTGAAAGTGGCACGGAAAATGCATCTAAAATTACTTATTCTTTATACTGTAATGAAACGcttgtttcattttttcgtCGCCCAACATTTTCTCCAGATGGCTTTCTATTGATTACTCCAGCTGGTAAGCTTCGATTACACGGTCAGCCGAATACTGAATCAATACATACCGTGTACATATATACCAGGTCAAGCATTCTAAGGCAACCTGTAGCTTCTCTAACTGGATTCCCAAAGCCAGCAATTGCTGTGCGTTTTTCTCCTAAAATATATGAACTAAGACAAGTCTCGAAGCATAGTCCGCCGTCTTCATGCATTGAACTCCCCTATCGGATGATTTTTGCAATTGCTTGCCAAGATGCCGTTTATATTTATGATACCCAATCCTGCAAACCATTTTATAGAGCTGCAAACCTTCATTACTCTACCCTAACTGATCTGGCCTGGAGTGATGACGGTACCGTTCTCTTAATGACTTCTATAGATGGGTTTTGTTCTAGCATAAAATTCACACATGAAGAGTTAGGAAATCTTTACGAGCAACAACTTGCTGTTCCGGCGAAGGAAACAACACCAGCTGTAACCGTTTCGATCCCTGCCAAACCCGAAAAGGAATCCAAGTCTTCCAAAGAATCTAAAGTGAAGGAAAATGATCCTTCCCAACCtcagaaaaagagaattgcGCCTACTCCCCTATATCCCCAAAACTAA
- the mrp51 gene encoding mitochondrial ribosomal protein subunit L51-bS1m, translating to MSFANLLRNSRAVSLTKCFPESSSSTANSLFPLQQSLTTKQAEGARGDWGCKRNLPRVKTRFISVNELDSVYNQMDFKSSARFVRLLRNWFDAGFVRDPAEQAIAQELAKDSKTTEPKSHNRFGSRSQKLNDYTPIENPNFRKFNVAGGIQYSNVPLITSHVTPKYESNSGYHHRKLTAHTLNSDTSTAHYGLGGLVLRLPKTRTVSRNRTFPLFSKEYRISYTMYKNGQLRVAPYSGPFLGGQGVFAMEPDELNSFFYKDLKAVAEEPVMANSAQNTRNNLAVNLDVEDASDSSPKTSS from the coding sequence ATGAGTTTTGCAAATTTATTACGAAATTCGAGGGCTGTGTCTTTGACAAAATGTTTCCCAGAGTCCAGTTCATCTACGGCAAACAGCCTGTTCCCTTTGCAGCAATCATtaacaacaaaacaagcAGAGGGAGCTCGCGGGGATTGGGGCTGTAAACGAAATTTACCCCGGgtgaaaacaagatttATTTCCGTGAATGAGCTGGATAGTGTATACAATCAAATGGACTTTAAGTCAAGCGCACGATTCGTTCGCCTTTTACGAAACTGGTTTGATGCTGGATTCGTAAGGGATCCGGCAGAGCAGGCAATAGCCCAGGAGTTGGCTAAGGACTCCAAAACAACTGAGCCAAAGAGTCACAATCGATTTGGTTCTCGAAGCCAAAAGTTGAATGACTATACTCCTATAGAAAACCcgaatttcagaaaattTAATGTAGCCGGTGGCATACAGTACAGTAACGTACCTTTAATAACTTCACACGTTACACCCAAATATGAGTCTAATAGTGGATATCACCATCGAAAACTGACTGCACATACCTTGAATTCAGACACTTCTACCGCTCATTATGGTTTAGGCGGTTTGGTTCTTAGATTACCCAAAACTCGCACCGTGTCTCGGAATAGGACTTTCCCACTCTTTTCTAAGGAATACCGTATTTCGTACACAATGTACAAAAATGGACAACTTCGTGTTGCGCCTTATTCAGGACCTTTCCTTGGAGGACAAGGAGTTTTTGCTATGGAACCTGATGAGCTGAActcctttttctataaGGACTTGAAAGCGGTAGCTGAAGAGCCTGTTATGGCAAACAGTGCTCAAAATACAAGAAACAATCTGGCAGTCAATCTTGACGTTGAAGACGCATCTGATTCATCACCTAAAACCTCGTCGTAA
- the mgs1 gene encoding DNA replication ATPase Mgs1, translated as MLKNEQGQKCNCPTCGQEVDLSDINAHLDSHFEKPAASSPPKQVSPFFKKEKPSPLKRNTPSSCPSQGSVNASSTKKPRASKRDIRPLAERARPATLEDYVGQEELVGSRGVIRNMIEHDECPSMILWGNSGTGKTTLARIIAATTKSRFLEVSATSVSVQECRKIFEESQNHLRLTGSKTIVFLDEVHRFNRAQQDIFLPLVEKGSITLIGATTENPSFRLNSALISRCPVFVLKKLDKKHVLKILEHGCQLERDRLGEIPNIDPSILEYVSAITDGDARMALNCLEMAIGLLRQGPITLEEIKEKLVRSSAVYDRVGDVHYDTISAFHKSVRGCDVDASLYYLGRMLESGEDPLYVARRMVRIASEDIGTADNSMLPLASSTFTSVQQVGMPEADVILAHCAVALAMAPKSVDVYKAYNNVKRFLSVNPDAGRAEIPLHIRNAPTNLMKQLGYHKGYKYNPDYKDGLVKQEYLPESVRDVKFFRLPADLLEDEDLKK; from the exons ATGTTAAAAAACGAGCAAGGCCAAAAATGTAATTGTCCAACTTGCGGTCAAGAAGTCGACCTATCAGACATAAATGCTCATTTAGATTctcattttgaaaaacctGCAGCATCATCCCCTCCGAAACAAGTTTCACCGttttttaagaaagaaaaacctaGTCCTTTAAAACGAAATACTCCTTCCTCTTGTCCTTCACAGGGTTCTGTCAATGCTTCGTCTACCAAAAAACCAAGAGCTTCTAAAAGAGATATACGGCCTCTCGCTGAACGTGCAAGGCCGGCGACTTTGGAAGATTATGTCGGTCAGGAGGAATTAGTAGGTTCTCGTGGAGTTATTCGAAATATGATAGAACATGACGAATGTCCATCAATGATTCTATGGGGAAATAGTGGTACCGGAAAGACCACTTTAGCAAGAATCATTGCAGCTACTACGAAATCGAGATTTTTGGAGGTTTCAGCTACTTCGGTTTCAGTGCAAGAATGTCGAAAAATATTTGAGGAATCTCAAAATCATCTTCGGTTAACTGGAAGCAAAACCATAGTGTTTCTAGACGAAGTACATCGTTTCAATAGAGCCCAACAAGATATCTTTT TGCCTTTAGTCGAGAAAGGTTCAATCACATT AATAGGCGCTACTACCGA GAACCCTTCGTTTCGTCTTAACTCTGCCCTCATTTCTCGTTGCCCCGTATTTGTCTTAAAAAAACTAGATAAAAAGcatgttttgaaaattttggaacATGGCTGCCAATTAGAAAGAGATCGACTTGGTGAAATACCCAATATTGATCCTTCAATATTGGAATATGTTTCAGCTATCACCGATGGAGATGCTAGAATGGCTTTAAATTGTTTGGAAATGGCTATAGGATTATTGCGTCAAGGCCCCATtactttggaagaaattaaGGAAAAGTTAGTACGCTCCTCAGCTGTGTATGATCGCGTTGGTGATGTACACTATGATACCATTTCTGCTTTCCACAAGTCTGTACGAGGTTGCGATGTTGATGCTTCTCTTTATTACCTAGGACGTATGTTGGAATCTGGTGAAGATCCATTGTACGTCGCTCGTAGGATGGTACGCATTGCTAGTGAGGATATCGGAACAGCTGATAATTCAATGCTTCCGTTGGCTTCAAGCACATTTACTTCTGTACAACAGGTTGGGATGCCGGAAGCGGATGTCATATTGGCCCATTGTGCCGTTGCTTTGGCGATGGCTCCAAAGTCTGTGGATGTTTACAAAGCTTACAATAATGTTAAGCGATTTCTATCAGTAAATCCTGATGCAGGAAGGGCTGAAATTCCTTTGCATATACGAAATGCACCCACTaatttgatgaaacaaCTAGGCTATCATAAAGGATACAAATATAATCCGGATTATAAAGATGGTTTAGTTAAGCAAGAG TATTTACCTGAATCCGTTCGTGATGTTAAATTTTTCAGACTCCCAGCTGACTTActggaagatgaagatttaaaaaaatga
- the bbc1 gene encoding WIP family cytoskeletal protein Bbc1 has product MSNSSFPATDLFPHLSSDEQPPMIHSTADPSSTGTDISEPAPCQAPSTEPSFFDNANTKTEPAEEPVTEARKLSSDPSSAVAREIQSKLSLSKSHSFDESVETPSTNPVNESPKYKEEDSQDYADADSESSFAEASEHLKDLKNSEDEKNEEIDPELSRRVALRERMAKMSGGLGMQAFGLPGMAAPSQIKSMKKSSEPESEHERQPINNPSKLDLNSNKPQESAVPSGRSITPEQGSPQPSTYTEEKSEPNIDEEISNSSQSTTLPGSVEHIPVTEDFKRQGKKEEPSPPSIITDFSRQSNPQVEEVLPLSQTPVIARLKPHHANNSSGGQSSTSAVDPAHAVRRVIDSIDPPKDTVGGTAADVESAANSPISPPRSLNSREQSPDGKYSSNNTDFTERRLPSRITEVSESQTSDVERAHSQRSAHRPSLTTLPSIKFNKMQTLANFNEELDDLPAVPRIFSPPPLPKTPSGEFGDSEFIQPKRQLNTTFIPGHQTKPSTASSLRNPVSISTSGGRPVLSDEPDEADTPEEPDSPDSFTEHPLPAVPVSADPVKEASGSTKYIHTQRKPSIIAPTPSVPATSPPPIPVFPINTEPKAPSVSPPPVPNVKSEESRYESSVSPSAPVPETNQNNSLTQDITQLGNSMRLPTRLVRPSSAGRKASGPRPVAPPSIPPPPPVSMSKSEVSKGPVLPAPTSSPPVPPPVHHQAPPAPSTVLPSVPPPTADVPPVPVSPFSSQDFKSSSSPSVSQISEPNNQEVSPTAMPQNSDSVSRNSISSMSIRQAPDVNPPPLVQRPSQRSMRSTASVKRPSIVATNGPFNDAYVAKIVDTCAEQKWWLDSSTVPNSVVNLDDSVLYMIREGTTGPNKHFKSVHILFYDYSQTVLTSTFNPATHYVTQLSQLQLAPPAQPSKERLAQEFECYGNTILRKAKASQGLTVGDGTAYAFVSSVLDNLTQNIEPINKRTFGAIVYANDSNVTIQQNGEIKAGDIVTFENVKLSGQKGTLRHKYAFEVGRPIHVGIVAEWEVSRMKIRALEQGRESKKVSLVSYKLGDLKSGKITVWRTMRRSWLSWT; this is encoded by the coding sequence atgtCCAATTCATCGTTCCCTGCTACTGACCTATTTCCTCACCTTTCTTCCGATGAACAGCCGCCTATGATCCATAGCACTGCTGACCCTTCTTCAACAGGAACAGATATTTCTGAACCTGCACCTTGCCAAGCTCCTTCTACGGAACCGTCATTCTTCGACAACGCAAACACAAAGACCGAACCTGCTGAGGAACCTGTTACAGAGGCTCGCAAACTTTCTTCTGATCCCTCTAGTGCTGTCGCTCGGGAGATTCAATCAAAGCTTTCTTTATCAAAATCCCattcttttgatgaatcTGTTGAAACTCCGTCAACAAATCCTGTAAACGAGTCCCCTAAAtacaaggaagaagattcaCAGGATTATGCGGATGCTGATTCTGAGTCTTCTTTTGCTGAAGCATCTGAACACTTGAAAGACTTAAAGAATTCAGAAGATGAGAAGAATGAAGAGATAGATCCGGAGCTATCGCGTCGTGTTGCTTTACGTGAACGTATGGCGAAAATGAGCGGCGGCCTCGGTATGCAAGCTTTTGGCTTACCCGGAATGGCTGCTCCTTCTCAAATAAAGTCTATGAAAAAGAGCTCTGAACCAGAGTCTGAGCATGAACGTCAACCTATCAATAATCCTTCAAAGCTCGACTTAAACTCAAACAAACCACAAGAGTCTGCTGTTCCTTCAGGAAGATCTATAACTCCTGAGCAAGGTTCCCCGCAACCTTCTACCTACACAGAAGAAAAGTCTGAACCAAACATTGACGAGGAGATATCCAACAGTTCTCAAAGTACTACTCTTCCTGGGTCCGTGGAGCATATTCCTGTAACTGAGGATTTTAAGAGGCAagggaaaaaggaagaaccATCCCCTCCTTCGATTATCACTGACTTCAGCCGCCAAAGTAATCCTCAGGTGGAAGAGGTTTTGCCTCTTTCACAGACTCCCGTTATTGCACGTCTTAAGCCTCATCATGCCAATAATTCTTCTGGCGGCCAGTCTTCGACTTCTGCAGTTGATCCTGCTCATGCTGTTCGTAGAGTTATTGATTCCATTGATCCTCCAAAGGACACAGTGGGCGGGACCGCTGCCGACGTAGAGTCTGCCGCAAATTCACCAATTTCACCTCCTCGATCTTTGAATAGTCGTGAACAGTCCCCTGATGGGAAGTATTCTTCCAATAACACCGACTTTACAGAACGAAGGTTGCCCAGCCGTATCACAGAAGTTTCAGAATCCCAGACTTCTGATGTTGAAAGAGCTCACTCTCAGCGTTCTGCTCATCGCCCATCTCTTACAACACTTCCATCTATAAAGTTTAACAAAATGCAGACTCTTGCTAATTTCAACGAGGAACTAGATGATTTGCCTGCTGTTCCTCGTATATTTAGTCCCCCACCTTTACCCAAAACTCCTTCTGGTGAGTTTGGTGACAGCGAATTCATTCAGCCAAAAAGACAGTTGAACACGACATTTATTCCGGGTCATCAAACTAAGCCATCGACTGCTTCTTCCTTGCGAAACCCTGTTTCAATTTCTACTTCGGGTGGCCGACCTGTCCTTTCTGATGAGCCCGACGAAGCTGATACCCCTGAAGAACCCGATTCCCCAGATTCTTTTACCGAACATCCTCTTCCTGCAGTTCCTGTGTCTGCTGATCCTGTCAAGGAAGCTAGTGGTTCGACAAAATATATTCATACCCAGCGTAAGCCAAGTATTATTGCTCCAACTCCAAGTGTACCTGCAACATCTCCACCGCCAATTCCGGTGTTTCCTATAAATACTGAACCAAAAGCTCCTTCAGTTTCACCTCCTCCTGTTCCCAACGTTAAGTCTGAAGAATCCCGTTATGAATCGTCTGTTTCTCCTTCGGCACCGGTACCTGAAACCAATCAGAATAACTCACTGACCCAGGATATTACACAGTTAGGAAACAGTATGCGTTTGCCTACTAGGCTTGTTCGTCCCTCTTCTGCTGGGAGAAAAGCATCAGGTCCTCGACCGGTAGCACCTCCTTCTATTCCACCTCCACCTCCTGTTTCTATGAGCAAATCAGAGGTATCGAAAGGGCCAGTACTACCAGCTCCAACTTCATCTCCTCCAGTTCCTCCACCCGTGCATCATCAAGCGCCTCCTGCTCCTTCTACAGTTCTACCCTCTGTTCCTCCTCCTACGGCGGATGTGCCACCCGTACCAGTatctcctttttcttctcaaGATTTTAAGAGTAGCTCAAGTCCCAGTGTTTCACAAATTTCGGAACCCAACAATCAGGAAGTAAGTCCTACTGCTATGCCACAAAATAGCGATTCTGTCTCAAGGAATTCTATTTCGTCTATGTCTATACGCCAAGCCCCTGATGTCAACCCTCCTCCTCTCGTTCAGAGGCCATCACAAAGATCAATGAGATCTACTGCTTCCGTTAAACGGCCTTCTATTGTCGCCACAAATGGTCCATTCAATGACGCTTATGTCGCTAAGATTGTTGATACTTGTGCTGAACAAAAATGGTGGCTTGACTCTAGCACGGTGCCCAATTCCGTAGTGAATTTGGATGATTCTGTTTTGTACATGATTAGAGAAGGTACGACGGGtccaaacaaacatttcaaGTCTGTACACATCTTGTTTTATGACTATAGCCAGACGGTTTTGACTTCTACATTTAATCCTGCTACGCATTATGTAACTCAACTTTCGCAGTTACAATTGGCACCTCCAGCGCAGCCCTCTAAGGAGCGACTTGCCCAAGAATTTGAATGCTATGGTAACACTATTTTGAGAAAAGCGAAGGCTTCTCAGGGGCTTACTGTTGGAGATGGTACTGCGTATGCCTTTGTTAGTTCTGTACTCGATAATCTTACTCAAAATATCGAGCCAATTAATAAGCGTACTTTCGGTGCTATTGTGTACGCCAATGACTCAAATGTTACtattcaacaaaatggTGAAATCAAGGCTGGCGACATTGTCACCTTTGAGAATGTTAAATTGAGCGGTCAAAAAGGCACGCTTCGTCACAAGTACGCTTTTGAAGTGGGAAGACCAATCCATGTTGGCATTGTTGCAGAGTGGGAAGTTTCAAGGATGAAAATACGCGCTTTAGAACAAGGACGCGAATCGAAGAAGGTTTCATTAGTTAGTTATAAACTTGGTGATCTGAAGAGTGGTAAAATAACGGTTTGGCGTACGATGCGACGATCATGGTTAAGCTGGACATAG